The proteins below come from a single Denticeps clupeoides chromosome 15, fDenClu1.1, whole genome shotgun sequence genomic window:
- the cracdlb gene encoding uncharacterized protein KIAA1211-like isoform X3 — MCLTMQLIRKNMESNSGESDGNTEELTGRKKSRFKALKTRLFGKLKRKDSEGLMKQSQSASDMTAPQRGREGYDSEEDFLYPKGTLGSRALSHDSIFLADQTQSSAEPTRVLSQENVHDKIKALQLKLQQQNLRLGPAPLRIPTKRFEDSGTTSEDDGLPNSPPEVSFQDGPTRGAPYKFPDRHHSSLSLAGTGSEEEEQAPSWSLSRPLSPVSCLSSPPSSPIPPAVPDSLGIDFSSPAQFTPSLDTSAARHRMAVKPRKQRASNKGKRGPATVYRSRSESMHDLSITLSEGEELVDEVIDLPMPAGRVRAHSVQIMKSETESHNSFETDPAPLPLSMHVLDLENPIPGFGSGPDITENEDPRQKQLEELVITNPLFLKPMPQELIKSEPSSRTASIKEVSVDELTVDVDEPMSNDNSMAVDLHVCQEKRENTGTYITQTLEPVNPEQDLDVLSQYELPLTSTEAVAIMACGEKTDKMVSNPTAKDPHPTGSPTKYRPIPAPRARKSPLGPHDPISQRESSEFSGNETDEHNFSTTANPLLVEASKIDNKASGSFRFPISSAQRRSRTSESSEGESVDNPEEPPKTLLTFNEQDMTLDISEDERRKEAQWNLLTTAGKRATATSPVSRATGKPEETVLEMKEAGNKEKTSNAEEESRSAFGVKLRTTSMSLRYRAEVAQTEATLKRHSLEAGSVRSISENLSIGHAEPAQTSHPCRDEGSHFKRDQQITHLRSSLSLTSESRSTVVSPAGDIQSKEASRTLRHLGSRPSLRTSREPEGLSLEPVWMSMAREKTRSHQQQHSSKAMMETSTPPQQSAPRSSMQPKPPARTNQLTLQPQHPVQPAAKPTPTATQSATQTPTLPKPFPRTPSDKPALAKWRTEMASVSQGKTESTALVEQKKDGLNVTEHKKFHTSCKPETTDGEWSNHISKPALSTATNLESHLSSPAVAQQLQQQPTAEHSQPSWMALAKRKSMAWSDKSMD; from the exons ATGTGTCTCACTATGCAGCTAATCAGAAAAAACATGGAAAGCAACTCGGGAGAGTCAGATGGCAACACAGAAGAACTCACAG GACGTAAGAAGTCCAGGTTTAAGGCCCTGAAGACCCGCCTGTTTGGAAAACTGAAGAGGAAGGACAGTGAGGGGCTGATGAAACAGAGTCAGTCCGCAAGTGACATGACCGCTCCgcagagaggcagagagggaTACGACTCCGAAGAGGACTTCCT GTACCCAAAGGGGACATTGGGCTCCAGAGCACTGTCTCATGACAGCATCTTCCTGGCTGACCAGACGCAGAGCTCTGCTGAGCCAACTCGAGTGTTATCTCAGGAGAACGTCCACGACAAAATAAAGGCCTTACAG CtgaagctgcagcagcagaacctGCGTCTGGGGCCGGCTCCCCTCCGGATCCCCACCAAACGATTCGAGGATTCTGGTACAACTTCGGAGGATGACGGTTTGCCTAACAGCCCCCCAGAAGTGTCTTTTCAGGATGGGCCAACACGTGGAGCACCTTACAAA TTTCCTGACAGGCACCACAGTTCTTTAAGTCTGGCTGGCACAGGAAGTGAAGAGGAAGAACAG GCTCCATCATGGTCTTTATCAAGACCACTGTCGCCTGTGTCATGCCTGTCCTCGCCCCCCTCCAGTCCAATACCTCCTGCAGTTCCTGATTCTCTTGGCATTGACTTCAGCAGCCCCGCCCAGTTCACACCCAGCCTGGACACGTCAGCTGCCCGCCACCGCATGGCAGTAAAACCCAGGAAACAGCGGGCCAGCAATAAGGGAAAAAGGGGGCCAGCA ACTGTCTACAGGTCCCGTTCAGAGAGCATGCATGATCTGAGCATCACCTTGTCTGAAGGAGAGGAGCTTGTGGATGAGGTGATTGATCTGCCCATGCCGGCCGGCCGAGTTCGTGCTCACTCAGTCCAGATCATGAAGAGTGAGACAGAAAGCCATAATTCCTTTGAGACGGATCCAGCACCTTTGCCCCTGTCAATGCATGTGCTGGACCTAGAAAATCCAATCCCGGGCTTTGGTTCTGGGCCTGACATTACTGAGAATGAAGACCCAAGACAGAAGCAGCTTGAAGAATTGGTCATAACCAATCCGCTGTTCCTCAAACCCATGCCGCAAGAGCTGATAAAATCAGAACCTTCTAGTAGGACTGCATCTATCAAAGAGGTCTCTGTAGATGAGCTTACAGTGGATGTTGATGAACCTATGTCAAATGACAACTCAATGGCGGTAGATCTCCATGTGTGtcaggagaagagagagaataCTGGCACCTACATCACTCAAACCCTAGAACCTGTGAACCCTGAGCAGGATTTAGATGTCTTAAGTCAATATGAGCTGCCTTTGACATCCACAGAAGCTGTGGCGATCATGGCATGTGGAGAAAAGACAGACAAAATGGTTTCGAACCCAACAGCCAAAGATCCTCATCCAACAGGATCCCCCACCAAATATCGACCAATCCCAGCACCTCGTGCCAGAAAGTCACCCCTGGGACCCCATGACCCTATTTCTCAGAGGGAATCCTCTGAATTTTCAGGTAATGAGACTGATGAGCACAATTTTAGCACCACAGCGAATCCTCTTTTAGTGGAAGCTTCTAAGATAGACAATAAAGCATCAGGATCTTTTCGCTTTCCTATCTCATCAGCCCAGCGTCGATCCAGGACAAGTGAAAGTAGTGAAGGCGAGTCTGTGGACAATCCAGAGGAGCCACCCAAGACCCTACTGACCTTTAATGAACAAGATATGACCTTGGACATTTCAGAAGATGAGAGGCGTAAGGAGGCACAGTGGAACCTTCTGACAACTGCTGGAAAGAGAGCCACAGCAACCAGTCCTGTCAGCAGAGCAACAGGAAAGCCAGAAGAAACTGTGCTGGAGATGAAGGAGGCTGGAAATAAGGAAAAGACCAGCAATGCAGAGGAGGAAAGTAGAAGTGCTTTTGGGGTGAAGCTGCGCACCACCTCCATGTCTCTGAGATATCGCGCTGAAGTTGCCCAGACTGAAGCCACCTTGAAGCGCCACAGTTTAGAGGCAGGCTCTGTGAGATCCATCTCGGAAAACTTGTCAATTGGCCATGCGGAACCCGCACAAACTTCTCATCCTTGCAGAGATGAGGGCAGTCACTTCAAAAGAGATCAACAAATCACGCACCTCAGAAGCAGCCTCTCCTTGACCTCTGAAAGCAGAAGCACAGTCGTGTCACCAGCAGGGGACATCCAAAGCAAAGAGGCTTCCAGAACTCTCAGACATTTAG GTTCCAGACCTTCACTAAGAACATCCAGAGAACCAGAGGGCCTGAGTTTGGAACCTGTTTGGATGAGCATGGCGCGAGAGAAAACCAGGAGCCACCAGCAGCAACACAGCAGCAAGGCCATGATGGAAACCTCAACTCCTCCACAACAGTCGGCCCCAAGGTCATCCATGCAACCCAAACCCCCGGCCAGAACGAATCAACTGACCCTCCAGCCACAGCATCCAGTACAGCCAGCTGCCAAACCAACACCTACCGCAACTCAGTCCGCCACTCAAACACCAACGTTGCCAAAGCCGTTTCCTCGAACGCCATCTGATAAACCTGCCTTGGCCAAGTGGAGAACAGAAATGGCTTCTGTCAGCCAAGGCAAGACTGAGAGCACCGCATTGGTTGAGCAGAAGAAAGATGGACTAAACGTGACAGAACATAAG AAATTCCACACTAGCTGCAAGCCAGAGACTACAGATGGAGAATGGTCCAATCACATCTCAAAACCAG CACTGTCAACCGCCACCAACTTAGAGTCACATTTGTCCTCCCCGGCAGTGgcacagcagctgcagcagcagccgaCAGCAGAACACAGTCAGCCATCATGGATGGCGCTGGCCAAAAGGAAGTCTATGGCCTGGAGTGACAAAAGCATGGACTGA